One Saccharopolyspora erythraea NRRL 2338 genomic region harbors:
- a CDS encoding ABC transporter permease subunit, with product MTAVAVERTSAPLGRVLLAELRWVLRRPRNLLALVLLAALPVLIGIGIVLTGGPEGGDGPPVLAAVAGNGLVLPVATLVLAQTMLLPLVVSMTAADALAGESAHGTLRGLLLAPVGRVRLVGVKAAGVLAMVLLSVGVIAVSGVLTGLVIVGGDGMVSLSGTTLPLGSALGRVALAAAWSATQMAAIGAIALAISSLTDHPLVVMAATMGTLIVFGVLGSLPALDWLQPLLITTGWTSVVDVLRDPVVTGALVDGLLRAGCYLLIGVSATVLRITTKDA from the coding sequence ATGACCGCGGTCGCGGTGGAACGCACGTCGGCGCCGCTGGGCAGGGTGCTGCTCGCCGAGCTGAGATGGGTGCTGCGGCGCCCGCGCAACCTGCTCGCCCTGGTGTTGCTGGCGGCCCTGCCCGTCCTGATCGGCATCGGGATCGTCCTCACCGGCGGACCGGAGGGCGGTGACGGCCCGCCGGTGCTCGCCGCGGTCGCGGGCAACGGGCTGGTCCTGCCGGTGGCGACCCTCGTGCTGGCGCAGACGATGCTGCTGCCGCTGGTCGTCAGCATGACCGCGGCGGACGCGCTGGCAGGCGAGTCCGCGCACGGCACGCTGCGCGGACTGCTGCTCGCGCCGGTCGGGCGGGTCCGGCTGGTGGGGGTCAAGGCCGCCGGGGTGCTGGCGATGGTCCTGCTGTCGGTCGGCGTGATCGCCGTCAGCGGCGTGCTGACCGGGCTGGTCATCGTCGGCGGCGACGGCATGGTGTCGCTGTCGGGCACGACGCTGCCGCTGGGCAGCGCGCTCGGCCGGGTGGCGCTGGCCGCGGCGTGGTCGGCGACGCAGATGGCCGCGATCGGCGCGATCGCGCTGGCGATCTCGTCGCTGACCGACCACCCGCTGGTGGTCATGGCCGCCACGATGGGCACGCTGATCGTTTTCGGCGTGCTGGGCAGCCTGCCCGCGCTCGACTGGCTGCAGCCGCTGCTGATCACCACCGGCTGGACGTCGGTGGTCGACGTGCTGCGCGACCCGGTCGTCACCGGCGCGCTCGTCGACGGCCTGCTCCGCGCCGGGTGCTACCTGTTGATCGGCGTCTCGGCGACCGTGCTCCGCATCACGACGAAGGACGCCTGA
- a CDS encoding ABC transporter ATP-binding protein: MTGVVESAGVAAAAPAGGFAARTTGLRKTYGETVAVAGVDLAVPRGAVVGVLGPNGSGKTTTIRMLLGLTRPTAGTVEVLGHPMPDGAAHVLPGVGALVEGPGFHPFLSGRENLTRCAAVEPALATGRIRDAVADALERVGLTAAAHRRYKGYSLGMKQRLGLAAALLVPRELVVLDEPTNGLDPAGTREIRRIIADLHSVGTTVVVSSHLLSEVEATCTHVAVMTRGSLVAQGDLGELLESGRPHLVVSTADVEGGLHALRDHGIAAREEDGRLRVELTDVDPPEVIAALVHAGVGVHEARRGRAGLEDLFAQLTEEAT, translated from the coding sequence ATGACCGGGGTCGTCGAGTCCGCCGGGGTGGCGGCCGCCGCCCCGGCGGGCGGTTTCGCCGCCCGCACGACGGGCCTGCGCAAGACCTACGGGGAGACCGTCGCCGTCGCAGGGGTGGACCTGGCCGTCCCGCGCGGCGCGGTCGTCGGCGTCCTGGGCCCCAACGGTTCCGGGAAGACGACCACCATCCGGATGCTGCTGGGGTTGACCCGGCCGACGGCGGGCACGGTCGAAGTGCTCGGCCACCCGATGCCCGACGGCGCGGCGCACGTGCTGCCCGGCGTCGGGGCGCTGGTCGAGGGTCCCGGTTTCCACCCCTTCCTGTCCGGGCGGGAGAACCTGACGCGCTGCGCGGCCGTGGAACCCGCGCTCGCCACCGGCCGGATTCGGGACGCCGTGGCGGACGCGCTGGAACGCGTCGGGCTCACCGCTGCCGCGCACCGCCGGTACAAGGGCTACTCGCTGGGCATGAAGCAGCGCCTGGGGCTGGCCGCCGCGCTGCTGGTGCCGCGCGAGCTGGTGGTGCTCGACGAGCCGACCAACGGCCTGGATCCCGCCGGGACGCGGGAGATCCGGCGCATCATCGCCGACCTGCACTCGGTGGGCACGACCGTGGTGGTGTCGTCGCACCTGCTGTCCGAGGTCGAGGCGACGTGCACGCACGTCGCGGTGATGACCCGGGGGTCGCTGGTCGCCCAGGGCGATCTCGGGGAGCTGCTGGAGTCGGGCCGGCCGCACCTGGTGGTGTCCACCGCCGACGTCGAAGGCGGCCTGCACGCGTTGCGCGACCACGGGATCGCGGCCCGGGAGGAGGACGGCCGGCTGCGCGTCGAGCTGACCGACGTCGACCCGCCGGAGGTCATCGCCGCCCTGGTGCACGCCGGGGTCGGGGTGCACGAGGCGCGCCGCGGCAGGGCGGGTCTGGAGGATCTGTTCGCCCAGCTCACCGAGGAGGCAACATGA
- a CDS encoding LolA family protein — protein sequence MKRTHVTLTATAGVVAGVAGLTALALPTGAGADPVLPPVAPEALVESVMTAAPPALSGTVEVNNSLGLPMIPGHDASTSVLSQSNSAFQVWADGQGRHRVSLPSPAGENTIVNDGATVWNWNSAERTVTRAAHDSAPKPEHQAPADPAAMSRQLIDAVRQTSEVSVDGTASVAGRDAYELVLKPKPTERTVLREVRIAVDAEKRIPLAVTVGTNGSDSPALHVGFSNLDLAQPDPALFRFTAPPGAQVREAEETGPHGKPGPEAEHPEPTVIGDGWDMVVRTELPKGEGAEGNPMAVVEQIGKPVSGPWGQGWLIETKAGSALVTSDGRAVAGAVPEQVLTAALG from the coding sequence ATGAAACGAACCCACGTCACGCTCACCGCGACGGCAGGGGTGGTGGCCGGGGTCGCCGGGCTCACCGCGCTGGCCCTGCCGACCGGCGCGGGCGCCGACCCCGTGCTCCCGCCGGTCGCGCCGGAGGCGCTGGTGGAGTCGGTGATGACGGCCGCGCCGCCCGCCCTGTCCGGGACGGTGGAGGTGAACAACTCGCTGGGCCTGCCGATGATCCCCGGCCACGACGCGAGCACCTCCGTGCTCTCGCAGAGCAACAGCGCCTTCCAGGTGTGGGCCGACGGCCAGGGCAGGCACCGGGTGTCACTGCCGTCCCCGGCGGGCGAGAACACGATCGTCAACGACGGCGCCACCGTGTGGAACTGGAACTCGGCGGAGCGCACCGTCACCAGGGCCGCGCACGACAGCGCCCCGAAGCCCGAGCACCAGGCCCCCGCCGACCCGGCCGCCATGTCGCGGCAGCTCATCGACGCCGTCCGCCAGACCAGCGAGGTGTCGGTCGACGGCACGGCCAGCGTCGCCGGCCGCGACGCCTACGAGCTGGTGCTGAAGCCCAAGCCGACCGAGCGGACCGTGCTGCGCGAGGTCCGGATCGCCGTGGACGCCGAGAAGCGCATCCCGCTCGCGGTCACGGTCGGCACCAACGGCTCCGACAGCCCCGCGCTGCACGTCGGCTTCTCCAACCTGGACCTGGCGCAGCCGGACCCGGCGCTGTTCCGCTTCACCGCTCCCCCGGGCGCGCAGGTGCGCGAGGCGGAGGAGACCGGGCCGCACGGCAAGCCCGGCCCGGAGGCCGAGCACCCCGAGCCGACCGTCATCGGCGACGGCTGGGACATGGTCGTGCGCACCGAGCTGCCCAAGGGCGAGGGCGCCGAGGGCAACCCGATGGCCGTGGTCGAGCAGATCGGCAAGCCGGTCAGCGGCCCGTGGGGCCAGGGCTGGCTCATCGAGACCAAGGCCGGTTCGGCGCTGGTGACCTCCGACGGGCGCGCCGTCGCGGGCGCGGTGCCGGAGCAGGTGCTGACGGCCGCGCTCGGATGA
- a CDS encoding response regulator transcription factor: protein MAARVLVVDDEPGVRSALRRGLSAEGMDVTVASDGVEALRLAGTGAFDVVVLDIMLPGLSGYRVLERLRADDVATPVLLLSAKDGEVDQADGLDLGADGYLVKPFSFLVLVAQVRALLRRGEAAGRGELRVGELLIDRGSREVRWAGTEVSLSPREYGLLVALAGRSGAVVSKEDLLRTVWGEDQFVTRNVVEVYVGYLRRKLAAAGAGHLVQTVRGHGYRVSDEPS, encoded by the coding sequence ATGGCGGCGCGGGTGTTGGTGGTCGACGACGAACCGGGAGTCCGCTCGGCGCTGCGCCGGGGGCTGTCGGCCGAGGGCATGGACGTCACTGTCGCGTCCGACGGGGTGGAGGCACTGCGCCTGGCGGGCACCGGCGCGTTCGACGTCGTCGTGCTCGACATCATGCTGCCGGGGCTCTCCGGCTACCGCGTGCTCGAACGGCTGCGCGCGGACGACGTCGCGACGCCCGTCCTGCTGCTGTCGGCCAAGGACGGCGAGGTCGACCAGGCCGACGGGCTCGACCTGGGCGCCGACGGCTACCTGGTCAAGCCGTTCTCGTTCCTGGTGCTCGTGGCCCAGGTCCGCGCCCTGCTGCGGCGCGGCGAGGCGGCCGGGCGCGGTGAGCTGCGCGTCGGCGAGCTGCTGATCGACCGCGGCAGCCGCGAGGTGCGCTGGGCGGGCACCGAGGTGTCGCTCTCACCCCGGGAGTACGGGCTGCTCGTCGCGCTCGCGGGCCGGTCGGGGGCAGTGGTGTCCAAGGAGGACCTGCTGCGCACCGTGTGGGGCGAGGACCAGTTCGTCACCCGCAACGTCGTCGAGGTCTACGTCGGCTACCTGCGCCGCAAGCTGGCCGCCGCCGGGGCCGGGCACCTGGTGCAGACCGTGCGCGGCCACGGCTACCGGGTCAGCGACGAGCCGTCATGA